In Pseudomonas coleopterorum, the genomic window GGCGGTGAAGGTCGGCTGGTTGTACTTGGCCAGCAGCGCCAGCATGGTGTTCTGCGGGGTCAGGAGAATTTCCACGCGGCGGTTCAGCGACCGGCCTTCGACGCTGTCGTTGGCGGCGCGCGGCATGACCGAGCCCATGCCACGCAACGTCAGGCGGTCACGCTGCAAGCCGCTGAGGCGGAAGATCGAGGCGATCGACTGCGCGCGTTCCTGACTCAGTTTCTGGTTCAACGGCGCCGCACCGCTGGTGTCGGCGTGGCCCAGAATCAGGACGGCGGTCTTGTGGTCGGCATCGATGGCCTTGGCCACACGGGTGATCGGGCCGAGGCTGATCGGCAGCAACATCGAAGGGCGGTCCGGGTTGAACGAAGAGTCGACCGGCGCGGTGATCACCAACAGGTCTTCGCGACGCTCGAGCTCGAACTTGCTGTCCTTGATGGCTTCGCGCAGCTTCGGCTCATAGGCGTCGAGCCAGGCCTGGGTGACCTTGGGATCAACCTTGGGCACTTCGGCGACCTTGGCCTGAGCAGGCGTGCTGCTGGCACCGAATGGCCACCACCAGCGGCTTTCGCTGTCGGACTTGGAGTCGGCCTTGGCCACCTTTTCGTTGATGGCCTGCTCGACGTCCTTGTCAGCCGTCTTGTTGGCGACTGCGTCACGGCCAAATGGCCACCAGCTATGCCCGCCCTGGGCCGAGGAATCCTGGGGAGTTTGAGCACAACCGGTAGCGGCCAGGCACAAGGCAAACGCGATGGATTTATTCGGTGACATGGTGGTTCCACAAGGTGTTGGTAAATACAAACCGGTTTAACAAACCGGCCTAAATTATTGATTGATAGAGTAGTGCAGGCATAGCCCAACGGACGACCGCTGGTCGATTTCTGATCAATTGCTTCAGAGGCAAGCGCGCAGAACGCGGACCAGGTGCTGCGCTCGCGGGTCCATCAGTACATAGGGGCCCAGTGTATTCACGGCGAAGCCCACGGCAACATCGTGCTCCGGATCGGCGAAGCCGACCGACCCCCCGGCTCCGGGATGACCGAAGGCACCGGCGCCGAGGCCGAAGGTGGCGTTGGCCACTTTCGGCTGATCGAGCATGCAGCCCAGACCGAATCGGGTTGGCGTCATCAGGGTCTTGTCCACGCCCAGGCTGTGTTCACGGGTCAGCTCTGCCAGCAACTCGGGCTCGAGCAGGCTACCATCGAGCAGGCCGGCGTAGAAACCGGCCAGACTGCGGGCATTGCCATGACCGTTCGCCGCAGGTTGCTCCATGCGGCGCCATTCCGGCTTGTTGGTACTGGTCAGCACCGACGGTGGATTGGTGAAGGCGCGGGTGGCCATGGCTTCAGGTTCGCGCATGGTGACCTGCAACAGACGCTGGGCCGCTTCGTCGCCGACGTTGCCCTTGCCACGGGCAATGTGTGCAACGCGGTGAAACTCCTCGTCGGGCAGCCCGACATGGAAGTCCAGCCCGAGAGGCCGGGCAACCCGCGCCATGATCGATTCGCCGGGGCCGCGATGATCGGCTCGGCGCAGCAGCTCGCCGACCAGCCAGCCGTAGGTGATGGCGGCATAGCCATGGCCCGTGCCCGGCGACCACCACGGCGTTTCCGCGGCCAGTGCGGCGGTCATGCGTGGCCAGTCGTAGAGCGCTTCGGGCGGCAACAGGTCACGCAGGGCCGGCAGACCGGCCTGGTGGCTGAGCAGATGACGCAGGGTGATCGATTGTTTGCCGGCTGCGGCGAATTCCGGCCAGTACTGTGCTACCGGCGCGTCCAGCGCTAGCTTACCTTCCGCGACCAGCTGCAGGGCGGTCACGGCGGTGAAGGTCTTGGTGCAGGAAAACAGGTTGAGGATGGTATCGCTATGCCAGGCCTGGGCACCGTCCTTGTCGGCGGTTCCCGCCCACAGGTCGACAACCGTTTCCCCACCGATCTGGATGCACAGTGCGGCACCACGCTCCTGGGGGTTGTCGAACAATGCCGCGAACGCCTCGCGCACGGCTTCGAACTGCAGCTCGAAGTGACCTTGTATCTGCACCCTGACTCCCATCGACCGCGTGGCAAAAAATGAAGGGCATTGTTTCAGCGATTCAGCGCTTTGGGAACCGCCCTGCCAGGGAGAATTGTTTCATCTGGCCTGCACAGGCCATCACGAAATTTCGCGGCGGAACGGTGGCAAGGCATTGAGGATCGCCTTGCCGTAGCGCTGGGTCACCAGGCGCCGATCGAGCAGCGTGATGGTGCCGCGGTCCTGCTCGGTACGCAGCAGCCGCCCGCAAGCCTGGATCAGGCGCAGGGAGGCATCGGGCACCGCGATCTCCATGAACGGGTTGCCGCCACGCGCCTCGATCCATTCCGCCAGCGCCGCCTCCACCGGGTCATCGGGCACCGCAAAGGGGATCTTGGCGATGATCACGTGCTCGCAGTAGGCGCCTGGCAGGTCGACCCCTTCGGCGAAGCTGGCAAGGCCGAACAGTACGCTGGAGTCGCCGCCATCGACTCGCGCCTTGTGCTTGTTCAGGGTTTCCTGCTTGGACAGGTTGCCCTGGATGAACACCTGCTTGCGCCAGTCGCGGTCCAGCCCGTCGAACACGTCCTGCATCTGCTTGCGTGAGGAAAACAGCACCAGCGAGCCGCGATAGCCTTCCACCAGGTCCGGCAGGTCACGGATGATGGCCGCCGTATGCGCGGCCGCATCGCGGGGGTCGGCGCGCAGATCGGGAACCCGCAGCACGCCTGCCTGCTCATGGTGAAAGGGGCTGGGCACGATGGCAGTCACCGACGCTTTCGGTATACCGGCGCGCATGCGGAACCGATCGAACTTGCCCAAGGCCGTCAGGGTGGCCGAGGTCACCAGGGCGCCGTAGGCAACGTTCCACAGGTTGCGACGCAGCATTTCCGCCGCCAGGATCGGGCTGGCATTAACCTCGATGTCATAGAGCGCACTGCTGTCGGCCAGGGTCAGCCAGCGGGCCATGGGCGGGCTGTCTTCGGGGTCTTCCGCGGTGAACGCGGTCCACAGCTCCCAGCTGCCCTGTGCGCGTGCCAGCAGGCTGCCGAACAGGGGGTACCATTCTTCGGCCTGGTGACTGGCGATGCCGACGTTCTTCTCGCCGTCCATGCCTTCCTTGAGCAGCTCGCTCAGGCGGGTGAACAGATCCGTCAGTTTGGAGAAGCCCTTCTTCAGCTCGATGCCCATTTCCCGCATGTGCTCGGGAATCACACCGCCCACGAAGCGATGGCGTGGCCGTTCGCGGCCTTCCATATCCTCGCCCGGTTTGAAGTCCGCCAGTTGCTCGCAGGCGCTGAACATGAACTGCTGCTGGGTCTTGATCTCGCGGGCCAGCTCCGGAACCTGCTCGATCAGGCGCCCGAGGTCGCCGGGCAACGGGTGCTGGGCCAATAGCTTGGTCAGGTTCTTGGCCGTGGTTTCCAGCCAGTCCGCCGTGGAGCGCAGGCGGCTGTAGTGGGCGAAATGACCAATGGCCTTGTCGGGCAGGTGATGACCTTCGTCGAACACATAGACGGTGTCACGCGGATCGGGAAGTACCGCGCCGCCGCCCAACGCCAGGTCGGCGAGCACCATGTCATGGTTGGTGACGATCACATCGACCTTGCCCATCCCTTCACGCGCCTTGTAGAAGGCGCATTGCTGGAAGTTCGGGCAATGGCGGCTGGTGCACTGGCTGTGATCGGTGGTCAGGCGTGACCATTGCTGGTCTTCCAGGGCCACCGGCCAACTGTCGCGGTCGCCGTCCCATTTATTGCCGGCCAGTTTCTCGATCATGCTGGTGAACAGTTTCTGGCTCGCCTCGTCGACCTCGATCTTGAAGCCTTCCTCTTCGAACAACTGCGCGGTCGCGCTCTGCGCATGACCTTCCTGCAGCAGCACGTCGAGCTTGGACAGGCACAGATAGCGCCCACGGCCCTTGGCCAGGGAAAAGGTGAAGTTCAGACCGCTGTTGCGCATCAGGTCGGGCAGGTCCTTAAAGACGATCTGCTCCTGCAGCGCCACCGTGGCCGTGGCGATCACCAGGCGCTTGCCGGCTGCCTTGGCGACCGGAATGGCGGCCAGGCTGTAGGCTACCGTCTTGCCCGTACCGGTACCCGCCTCGACCGCCACCACGGCCGGATCGCCGCTGCGACGACCTTCTTCGTCGCAGGCGATGTCGCCCAATACCTTGGCGATTTCGGCAATCATCAGACGCTGGCCGTAGCGCGGCTTGAGGCTCTTGGCTTCGAGAAAACGCGTGTAGGCGCCCTGGATCGTGGTTTTGAGTTCGTTACTGATCATCGACTGGTCATGGCGAAAGGCTGGATATATTTTCAGTGTTTCTCATCGGGTCGCTATCATACCCTGCTCGACTTCGATGTGCTGGCTGGAGATAACCATGAGCGCCGACGGCGTCTTCCAAACCCTGCACGGGCTCGCTGTACTGATGTGGCTGGGCGGCATGCTCGCGACCTGGATGATCCTGCGCCCCGCCGGGCTTGCGGCGGCTTCGCGAGCTCGGCGCTTGACGCGCCTGGCGGATATTTTCCCACAGGTGTTCGGCTGGATCTGGGCAGCCGTGCTGATTCTTCCGATCAGCGGCGTCGCTCTGCTGCGCCTGCACTTCACCGGCTTCGAGACGGCACCACGCGATGTGCAGATCATGATGGGCCTGTACGTGATCATGGCGGCGCTGTTGCTGCGCATGCAGGGGCTGCAACTGCCCGCGCTGCGCAAAGCCGTCGCGGCCCAGGACTGGGCGGACGGCATGGCTGCCACGAAAAAACTGCGACGCCTGGCCATCGCGGGTCTGCTGCTGGGCCTGGCCGTCGTGGTGCTGGCCGTGGCCAGGCAGCTCAACGACGTTTAGAAGCGCTGGACGCTCAAGGTGCCCGCGGCGCCCGCCTCGCCGACACGTCCCGGCAAGCCTTCGCGGCCCGACTTGCCGCCTTCGGCACGGTACACCACGCAGCCCTTGGATTTGCCGCCGGCGCCTGCACGTCCCGGCACACCGGCTGCACCGCCCTGGCCGCCATCGGTGCGAACCTTGATCGATTCGCTGGCAAACGTGGCCGGTACGCGCAGACGGACGTTGGCGCCAGACGCCCCCGGCAGGCCATCGCCACCATTGTCGCCATTGCCACCGCGTCCCGCCGAACCCCAGGTGCAGCCGGGCGCCTCGCCATTGCCGCCATCGAGACCGGCATAGCCATCGGCGCCCGCGCCGCCGCGCGCATCGATGTTCAATTCCTGAGCGTTGAGCGATTGCAGCTGTACGTCGAGATTACGCCCCGCACGCGCCGCCTTCTGGTGAGTGCCCGGTGCCCCGCGGGCCAGGATCTGGCTGCCACTGCCCAGTTCGGCGTGCTGCGCTCGCAGGCGCAGTTCCTGCTCGCCCGGAACAACAGCGATGCGTGCCTCATGTCCCAGGCGCAATTGCTCGACACTGAGGTCGGTCAGGTTGGCCGGAATCAACAGGGTGCCGTAATCCGCCACGTCCAGCCGTTGCAGCTGCAGCACGCTGGAGCTGGCCGGCAGGCGCAGCAGGGAATGGGGTTCGACACTGACCGACTCGGCCAATGCCAGCGGCGCAAACAGTACTGCCAACAGACCCAGCTTACGCATGGCTAGCCTCGGTATCGAGCGGTGCAGGAATGGATTGGATATGAAAGATCCCGGCCAGCAGGATCTGCACGCGATCGAGCCAGGGATGGCTGCGCCCGCGCAGGCGCTTGTTGAAAGCGACGACTTCGATCACATGCAGCAGCAACAGCGTGCCGCCGGCCAGGTTGATCAATGCATGAAACGGTTTGACCATCGGCAGGAACAGGTTGAGCAGCACCACCCACCAGAACAGCAGCGTCAGACATTTACCCAGAATCAGAAATCCTTTCATGTGCCCCCCACGGCATCGGCTAGGCGCACATTAACGGCTGGGGGGTGGCGGTGACCAGAGGCCGGCAGGAAAAAGCTCTGTCGGCCTCTGTTCATCAATGCGTCAGATGGATTTCCACGCGACGGTTCTTGGCCCGTCCGGCGTCGGTGTCATTGCTGTCGACCGGCTCGCTTTCGCCGCGACCTTCGCTGCTCAGCTTGTCTGCCGCAACGCCTTGCGACAGCAGAAAGGAGACCACGCTGGCAGCACGCTGCTCGGACAGCTTCTGGTTGAAGGCATCGCTGCCGACGCTGTCGGTATGGCCGATGATCCTGACCGTAGCCACCTGGGAGGCCTTGATGCGCGAGGCCAAGGAAGTCAGTTCGGTACGAGCGCTGCCAGTGAGCTCGGCGCTGCCGAATTCGAAAGGCACGTCGCCAGCATCGCTCAAGGTCACGACCTCGGGGATGTCCGCCACGGGTGGCTCAGGCGCCTTGGTGACCGCCGGATACACGGGCAACGGGCAGCCGTTGTGTTTGACCGGGGTGTTGGGAGGGGTGTCGGGGCAACGGTCGCGGCGGTCGAACACGCCGTCTTCGTCCTTGTCGCCATCCTGGGCGTAGCAGACCAGGCCAGCGGCTACGGCGCCCGCCAGACCGCCACCGGCAGCCCAGGCTCCGCTTTCGATGGCACCCAGGCCACCACCGACCAGGCCGCCCAGCACGCTGCAAACCGGCCAGGTACGTGAATTCAGTGGAGATGCGCCATCACGGGTGGTACTGCAACCGCCCAGCACACCAGCGACCAGCAGAGCGGGAAGTACGGCCCGCGATAGATCTTTCAGCATCATTCAAGGCTCCTGAGTCGCCGGCGGGTGCCGGCAACTAAGAAGTAAAGCGTGCCGCCGGTCGTTGTACAAGGCGACTGGCGGTCACTGATAAAGGTTCAACGCTGGATGAGAATCTCGGTACGGCGGTTCATGGCGCGACCGTCTGCGGTGTTGTTGTCGGCGACCGGTTGGGCTTCGCCCATGCCTTTGACCGATACCACGCTGGCACGCGGCACGCCGCTGCTCACCAGGTAGTCAGTCACCGCCTTGGCGCGCTGCTCGGACAAGCGTTGGTTGTAGGCGTCTCTGCCAACACTGTCGGTATGACCGCTGACGCTCAGGCGCGCCGTGGTGGCCTCGGTTTTCAAGCGGGTAGCGACGGTATCGAGCTGCGCCCGGTCGGCGGCGGTGAGGGTGGCCTTGTCGAATTCGAAATGCACGTTGCGGATGACGATCGTTTCCTCCTTGGGCAGCGGTGCCGGTTCGGCGGCCACGGGCATCGGCGCCGGAGCGGGCGGCGGGCAACCGTTGGCGTCGACCGGTGTGCCTTTGGGCGTGCCGGGACACTTGTCGCGGCTGTCCGGTACGCCATCACCATCCTCGTCGCCATCGCCATGCACCCAGCAATAGGCCGCACCGACACCGGCCGCCGCTGCGCCGACACCGGCGGCCAGCGATCCGCTTTCGATGGCACCCAGCGCCGCGCCGGTCACGCCGCCCACGGCTGCACACATCGGCCAGTCGGTTTTCTGCAAGCCTGCGCAACCGGTCAGCACACTGCTGACCAGGATCAAGGGTAACGCCGTCCGAACTATGCTCATCTAGGTTTCTCCTCAGGGAAATCGGCGACAGGGGCCGATGTTCAGGGAGTAAAGACTGCCCAGGCCATATGCGCCAGCAATAAGCCATGTCGGGGCGGCTCAATCAGTGCTGGGCCATCAGGCCGAGGCCCTATAATGTGACGGCCAAGACCGAGGAGTAGCAATGACCGACGCATTTTCTGCCCGCACCCCGCAACAGGCCCTGGCGGCCCTGCTCGAACGCCATGCGCCCCAGCGCCTGCTGCTGATCGGCGCCAGCGACTTCCCCGCCCTGGCGGCGTTCGAGGCGGCGCACCCTGAAACCCAGATCTCCAGAGCGGCGCCCGGCCCCCTGCCCGCGCATCTGGCCGGACAGCGCTTCGACCTGGCGCTGGCGCTGGATTGCCTGGAGCATTTGAGCAAGCCCGAAGGCACGCGCCTGCTGGCCGGCATCCGCAACCTCAATGCGAGCTGCATCGCCGTGCTGGCCGACCCGGTCGCCAGCGGGTGGAACGATACCGACTTCTACGCCCTGGCCCTGCAGGCCAGCGAGCGCTTTGCCCGCGACCAGCAGGTGCTCACGCTGTACACCTATGATGTGCGCGAATACAAACAAGTCCCGGATTGGCTCAACGCCAAGTTCTGGGCCAACCCGGAAAACTTTGGCAAGTATTGGTGGTGATATGAGCGTTTCGATCTGTCCGTGCGCAAGTGGCAATCTGCTGCCGGCCTGTTGCGGCCGCTATCACGAAGGCCAGCCGGCCCCCGACGCCCAGAGCCTGATGCGCTCGCGCTACAGCGCCTACGTGCTGGGCCTGGTCGATTATCTGGTGGCCACCACCCTGCACGCCCAGCAGGCCGGTCTCGACCGCCAGGCCATTTCCCAGTGGAGTTCGCAGAGTACTTGGCTGGGCCTGGAAGTCGTCGCGGCGGAAGTTTTCGGCGGCCAACCCGAACATGCCTTCGTGACCTTCAGCGCCCGCTGGCACGACAGCGCCGGCGAACACTGCCACCGCGAGCGCTCCGCCTTCGTGCAGCACGACGGCCGCTGGTACTTCATCGACCCGACGGTACCACTCAAGGCCAGCCGCAACGACAGCTGCCCCTGCGCGAGCGGGCAGAAGTTCAAGAAGTGCTGCCACAATTACCTACAAGCTAATTTGTAGGTAGAGAGCACGATGTCCAAGGTCTTTAGTTACGGGCGGTTCAGCAACGCAACACAGTCAGCAGGGGACAGTTACGCACGTCAGACAAAGGCTGCAAAGGCGTTCGCCGAGGGGCGTGGGTTAGACTTAGCGGACCCAGCTGAGTATCTGTTCTTCGATAAGGGGCGTTCGGCTTACAAGGGCAAGCATCTTGACGATACTGGAGAATTAGCGCGGTTTCTGAGGTATGTAGAGGATGGGTCAATCCCAGCGGGTAGCTATCTGGTGATTGAAAGCCTCGACTGTCTCAGCAGAGAGAGAGTGCGCGATGCCCTTCCGCGCTTTCTCGATTTACTAGCGAAAGGGATCAACATATTCACAAGCGCTGACAATCACCTGTACACCCAGGACTACGACGTCACCGACTTCCTGATCAGCGTCATCTGCATGGTACGCGCCCACGAGGAAAGCGCTGTTAAAGGTGTACGTGTGTCGGCGGCATCGCAGGCTAAACAGAAGCTAGCGTGGGAGACTGGCAAGCCGCTCGGTAAACTCCGGTCCCTATGGCTAGACCTGACACTAGACGGCTATGTCCTGAACCCTGAACGTGCTGCGGATGCATGACGGCCCAGCCGCTCACCCAGTCGGAGAAGTCATTCCCGCATTTGGCAGGGTGTAAGCATGATGATGAGGCTACCCAGCACCCTTGGCAGACGTTGCACGAGATCATTGATAACGAACGAGGGTAATGGCAAGAGGATAGCCACCTTGTACACTGGTGCATGCCATCGAGAACCAAGGAAGCAAAGATGTCCGACCCAAAAGCCCCTGAGCTTGATTTCTCCCAGCGCATGGGAATCATTCCTGCCACACCAAGGATGCAGCTCGATGAAATTACTTCCGAACTGAGGAATTCGCTTTGGAACGTGTTGACGATTGAGTTATTCGACCACTATCAGAGACCTTACGATAGCAGCTTTCAATATGTTAAAGGCTGCAACTTCCATGAATACGTTAATAAGCTGTATGCCGACTTCTTCAAAACTCGAGTAGATAATATCCCGCCCTACTGGTATGAATTAGTTCCAGAGATTAGCCAGAGGTTTTATGAACTTAGATGGGATAGAGTTTACGCCTTCATGGAATTCACTGTAGGCAACACCGACCCTATCTATTCTGAAGACATTGCTAGAGAGTGTAATAGGGTTTTACAGCGGGAGAATTCAGGCTATCGCTTTGTGGCTGGCAAAGTCACACCGATTACATCTAGCGAAGAAATCCACGAGATCGAAGATGCGATCAAGCGGGGTAACGGTTACGCAGGGGTCAACACTCACCTACAGACAGCATTGGTACTAATGTCAGACAGGGAGAATCCCGACTATCGCAATTCCATTAAGGAATCTATCAGCGCTGTCGAGAGCCTAGCAAAGCAGCTCACAGGCAATGCTACGACACTAGCCCCGGCCTTGAACGAACTGGAGAAGCATCACAACTTACATCCTGCACTGAAGAAAGCCTTCTCCTCATTGTATGGCTGGACATCTGACGCCGATGGTATCAGACATTGCCTTATGGATGTACAGAATCTTACTCAAGCTGATGCGCGGTTCATGCTGATTACCTGTTCTGCGTTTATCAACTTTGTCATAGATAGCACCAAGAATTGATCTAAATGGTATTACTAAGCTGGTTCCAGTACGCTACGAGGACGCTTCTGTTTACGGCAATACAAAATGTTTAAGCAAACGGCACTGGGCCTATTCTTACTTGGTTGTGCTTCACTCGCTGGCGCGAGCTTGCTAACTGAGGAGCAAACCAACATCACGAAGTATGCCGGTTATCTTTGGGCTGTCAAAGAAATTAGTCCTGAGGTGATGACCAGCTCGGTGAATATAGTTGAAACCAGAATGAAAGCTATTGCACAGAAAGACGACTTACCAATGATGACATTTGCGGCGCTTCGCAACACCGCTAACACAAACTCGCAAATTATCGTAAGTTACGTCAAGTCCCAATACAAAGCAGGAAAAGACCCTGATATCAAAGGGATGACTAGTAAAGCATTAGCGTTTTGCAAGAAGAGTGGAATCAGTGTTGGATGGAAGGATGACAAAATGTCTTTCTCCCTCGACGATATAGGGGATGTGTTGTAATCCCCCACTATTACTGGCAGGGGCTTGATCGTCATTCCTATGGAAGAGGTTCATAGCTGACTTCTGGTTGCACGCTGAACAAGACAGGAAGGATGTCGGCTGGTTGGCCGTCCAGCGTGTCCGCAAATGGCACTGCGAACGCTGGCGTTTTGATTCTGGCGAGTAGCACAGGGAAACGAATCGGCTTGTACGCTGGAATGCGTTCCTTACGAGCTGGCCTTTCATACACAGTGCCGAAACTTTCCTCAAGACTGGCGTAGTCGATCACCTTGGTGTTGCGTTGCACGAAGTCATCAATGACATGTTGCACATCGCCTACCGTCTTCCCATGAAGTAGGTCGAAGATGGCCTGTTCAAAATCCCTGTCTGCCACTTCATCCGTCGACCGAAGGCGTAGGTACTGGATGTAAGGCAGGTCTTCGAGCACTTGTGACAGCCCTGAACGATATTGAGCGTGACGCTCTAGCTCCATAACCAGTACGGCTACAAGTGAATACCTCACCGTCTTTGGTGACCATCCTTTCGCTTCCTTGCCCTTGAGTTCCGATTGCAGTGTGCTCAACGCAACAGTGGTCATGGCTACCAGGTCTTTCAAGTGACGAGCATGCACCGGGTCAGATGGGTTCAGGAACTCACGTAGCCAGCGTAGAAGCTCGTTACGGCGTGTCGGTTTGATCTTGCCCAGCTTTACAACTTCGTCAATCAAAGGCTTGCCGAGGTAGTCAATCAGGCGTTCCAGCACATCGCTATCGCGTTCGTTATCATGAACGGCATGGCGAGGGTGACAGTCTGAACGTGCAATGCGGCGTCCGCCGCTGTAGTAGCTAGTGCCATAGGCTTTGTTGGGCTTCTGGGGGCTGAGCACCAAGTTATCAGCGTAGTACATTCCGATTTGGGTTTGACCTTCGACCGGGGCGATGTGGGAAAGCTCGAACAGGCGAGCTGTTCCGTACTGGTTGCACTTGAAGGCCAGAGCTTGAAGCTGGATAACTTCGAGTAGTGATTGGGCTGTGTGCCCCTTGAGTACTTCCAGAGTTCCTGCACGTTTGCACTCCTGCACAAGACGATAGAACGGTGCTGAGTGGCGAGCCTTTTCGATGTGGTCAACTTTGGGGCGCTTGCTGTTGGCAGTCTTACGAGTGCATTGCACGGAGCAATACTTCTTACTGGCGGTGGGAGTGGTAAACACTTTGGAGCATTTGCTGCATCTACGACTGTGGCGCTTCTTTGCCTTGGTGGTTGTTGCTTTGGATGGTCCGATCACGGCTACCTTCTTCCTTGTTCCGAATTACTGGTGATAGTTGGTAATGATGGGTATGGCGGCATGATGGACTGCACAAAGATCAGAATCTCATAGAAGTGAATACATGCCCACACACTTTGCATGTGCAAACTTTCATGCTGCGAACTTCTCAAATGGAACAGCGACGTTTCCGTCGGGTTGTGCGACTACCCAGCGGCGAAGGCCGTTAATGTTGAACACTTCTCTGACGATGAACCTCTTGCGGCTGGTGCCGATGAGAGTCATGGCGGCTGACATCGCCGCCCCTTGTGATGTGAATTCGTATGGCGTAGCCATGTTGCTTTCTACTATGTGAGTAAGGTGATGTCGTATGCGAGCGCGTACATTTGTAACGCCTATATGGCTTGAAGCCCTTTTAAGGCAAGGGTTACAACGTCATAGCACCATTAAAGATAATAGCAGTGGTGTTGCCACTTCTTTCAAAGTTGCCCCGACCTGTCTGCCTTGTGCGGCGAATCACAACTGATTGACTAACATCCTGCTTTTGGCTAGCCTGCCAGCTTACTCAACAACGAGACAGGGATGTACATGTTAAACAAAATTCGTTTCCATGCTGGCTCCGCCCCTGACAGCGAGCCTTTAGAAATTCAGTTATCCCCTGTCACGATTTTCGTGGGTCCGAACAATAGTGGCAAATCTAAGTCACTAATCGAAATCGAGACCTTCATAAGGTCACATGATTATCAAGGAGGTGTTGTCGTTAAAGATATTGAATTTCAAAGCTGGGAGCCAGAGGATTTTGAGCACGAAATATCGAAGATCAAAGTTCAGGCAACAACAGGCGAAATTATTAATCCCGGATATATACTAATCGCAAAACTAAACCCACAGCATAACAACCCTTTCAGAACGCAAATCAATTTAGATACGATCAAACAGGAAGCGGGCAACCCAATATTCCATAACAGATATCATTACTTGCAGTTCCTGGGGGTGTTCACACTGCGGCTAGATGGAACAAATCGTCTATCGCTGATTAACGATCAAAGTGCGGGCGATCTCCAAAGCACACCAGCCAATCACCTTGCAAAGCTATTTATAGATGATGAGGCGAGAGAGGAAGTTCGTAGAATCGTCTACGAAGCTTTCTCACAATACTTGGTGGTGGACCCAACTAATATTGGACAACTTCGTCTTAGGCTATCACCTCGTCCTCCTCGTGATGCTCACGAAGAACGTGGCTGGGATGCAACTTCAATTGCATTCCACTCCAAGGCTCCTTTGCTTAGAGACAGCAGCGATGGCGTCAAAGCGTTTGTGGGGATGTTGACGACGCTGATAGCAGGTGAGCCAAAAATAACGTTGATAGATGAGCCCGAAGCCTTCCTGCACCCTTCGTTGTGCTCAAGGCTCGGGAAGGAGATTACCTCCGCTTTGGCGGGAACCAATCGTCGGCTGTTTGTTTCAACCCATAGCGCAAGCTTCCTCATGGGCTGCGTACAAGGCGGAGCCCCGATTAATATAGTGCGCACCACCTATGATTACTCTAGAGCGACGGCAAGG contains:
- a CDS encoding OmpA family protein; translated protein: MSPNKSIAFALCLAATGCAQTPQDSSAQGGHSWWPFGRDAVANKTADKDVEQAINEKVAKADSKSDSESRWWWPFGASSTPAQAKVAEVPKVDPKVTQAWLDAYEPKLREAIKDSKFELERREDLLVITAPVDSSFNPDRPSMLLPISLGPITRVAKAIDADHKTAVLILGHADTSGAAPLNQKLSQERAQSIASIFRLSGLQRDRLTLRGMGSVMPRAANDSVEGRSLNRRVEILLTPQNTMLALLAKYNQPTFTAAEMLATQDVKAVPAPAAKPAAKAPAKAATAKKTAAKPAVAKKAAPAAKKTEAKKAVAKKAVNNDQAKAH
- a CDS encoding serine hydrolase domain-containing protein, producing MQIQGHFELQFEAVREAFAALFDNPQERGAALCIQIGGETVVDLWAGTADKDGAQAWHSDTILNLFSCTKTFTAVTALQLVAEGKLALDAPVAQYWPEFAAAGKQSITLRHLLSHQAGLPALRDLLPPEALYDWPRMTAALAAETPWWSPGTGHGYAAITYGWLVGELLRRADHRGPGESIMARVARPLGLDFHVGLPDEEFHRVAHIARGKGNVGDEAAQRLLQVTMREPEAMATRAFTNPPSVLTSTNKPEWRRMEQPAANGHGNARSLAGFYAGLLDGSLLEPELLAELTREHSLGVDKTLMTPTRFGLGCMLDQPKVANATFGLGAGAFGHPGAGGSVGFADPEHDVAVGFAVNTLGPYVLMDPRAQHLVRVLRACL
- the dinG gene encoding ATP-dependent DNA helicase DinG, with amino-acid sequence MISNELKTTIQGAYTRFLEAKSLKPRYGQRLMIAEIAKVLGDIACDEEGRRSGDPAVVAVEAGTGTGKTVAYSLAAIPVAKAAGKRLVIATATVALQEQIVFKDLPDLMRNSGLNFTFSLAKGRGRYLCLSKLDVLLQEGHAQSATAQLFEEEGFKIEVDEASQKLFTSMIEKLAGNKWDGDRDSWPVALEDQQWSRLTTDHSQCTSRHCPNFQQCAFYKAREGMGKVDVIVTNHDMVLADLALGGGAVLPDPRDTVYVFDEGHHLPDKAIGHFAHYSRLRSTADWLETTAKNLTKLLAQHPLPGDLGRLIEQVPELAREIKTQQQFMFSACEQLADFKPGEDMEGRERPRHRFVGGVIPEHMREMGIELKKGFSKLTDLFTRLSELLKEGMDGEKNVGIASHQAEEWYPLFGSLLARAQGSWELWTAFTAEDPEDSPPMARWLTLADSSALYDIEVNASPILAAEMLRRNLWNVAYGALVTSATLTALGKFDRFRMRAGIPKASVTAIVPSPFHHEQAGVLRVPDLRADPRDAAAHTAAIIRDLPDLVEGYRGSLVLFSSRKQMQDVFDGLDRDWRKQVFIQGNLSKQETLNKHKARVDGGDSSVLFGLASFAEGVDLPGAYCEHVIIAKIPFAVPDDPVEAALAEWIEARGGNPFMEIAVPDASLRLIQACGRLLRTEQDRGTITLLDRRLVTQRYGKAILNALPPFRREIS
- a CDS encoding CopD family protein — its product is MSADGVFQTLHGLAVLMWLGGMLATWMILRPAGLAAASRARRLTRLADIFPQVFGWIWAAVLILPISGVALLRLHFTGFETAPRDVQIMMGLYVIMAALLLRMQGLQLPALRKAVAAQDWADGMAATKKLRRLAIAGLLLGLAVVVLAVARQLNDV
- a CDS encoding DUF1145 domain-containing protein, yielding MKGFLILGKCLTLLFWWVVLLNLFLPMVKPFHALINLAGGTLLLLHVIEVVAFNKRLRGRSHPWLDRVQILLAGIFHIQSIPAPLDTEASHA
- a CDS encoding OmpA family protein, encoding MKDLSRAVLPALLVAGVLGGCSTTRDGASPLNSRTWPVCSVLGGLVGGGLGAIESGAWAAGGGLAGAVAAGLVCYAQDGDKDEDGVFDRRDRCPDTPPNTPVKHNGCPLPVYPAVTKAPEPPVADIPEVVTLSDAGDVPFEFGSAELTGSARTELTSLASRIKASQVATVRIIGHTDSVGSDAFNQKLSEQRAASVVSFLLSQGVAADKLSSEGRGESEPVDSNDTDAGRAKNRRVEIHLTH
- a CDS encoding OmpA family protein encodes the protein MSIVRTALPLILVSSVLTGCAGLQKTDWPMCAAVGGVTGAALGAIESGSLAAGVGAAAAGVGAAYCWVHGDGDEDGDGVPDSRDKCPGTPKGTPVDANGCPPPAPAPMPVAAEPAPLPKEETIVIRNVHFEFDKATLTAADRAQLDTVATRLKTEATTARLSVSGHTDSVGRDAYNQRLSEQRAKAVTDYLVSSGVPRASVVSVKGMGEAQPVADNNTADGRAMNRRTEILIQR